The following are encoded together in the Desulfococcus multivorans genome:
- the cadR gene encoding Cd(II)/Pb(II)-responsive transcriptional regulator: MKIGELAKKTGCKVVTIRYYEKEGLLAEPERTAGNYRVYGRKDLERLEFILHCRRHDMKLGEIRKLLTYRDHPRQDCTWVAGLLDAHIGNVDEQIRSLQHLKHHLKQLRGRCAGGHSGETCGIMQGLENQELCCAACEREHPIG; this comes from the coding sequence ATGAAGATCGGCGAACTGGCGAAGAAGACCGGATGCAAGGTGGTGACCATCCGGTATTACGAAAAGGAAGGGCTTTTGGCCGAGCCTGAAAGAACAGCTGGAAACTACCGGGTCTACGGCAGAAAAGACCTGGAACGCCTGGAGTTTATCCTGCATTGCCGCAGGCATGACATGAAACTCGGGGAAATCCGGAAGCTTTTGACTTACAGGGACCATCCCCGGCAGGACTGCACCTGGGTGGCCGGACTGCTCGACGCCCATATCGGGAACGTGGACGAGCAGATCCGATCCCTTCAGCACCTGAAGCACCACCTGAAGCAGCTTCGCGGGCGTTGCGCGGGCGGACACAGCGGCGAAACCTGCGGCATTATGCAGGGGCTCGAAAATCAGGAGCTCTGCTGCGCCGCATGCGAACGGGAGCATCCGATCGGATAA
- a CDS encoding alpha/beta fold hydrolase — MHRFVPWNSQPLEAWAEKYAEGRFIDLAGRRTHFIERGRGRPVVLIHGFNLDHHSWIKNLDALAAHFKVYAPDLWGHGYSTREPIAYGYDLFEEQIRLFLDALDIQSASLIGHSMGGGTSIVLGLRHPDRVDKLVLVDASGIPTRLPFQAKIFRLKGVAEFLLSLPTDRIRRMNLADIWIHDRGALTEDIYRNLMGFQKIEGTTQALLAILRADFFNTLEAEIKALGGSGIPTMIIWGREDAALPVGNAKTMKDFIPGSRLEILEKAGHLANFDQADTFNELVIDFLNSAA; from the coding sequence ATGCATCGCTTCGTTCCCTGGAACAGTCAACCGCTTGAGGCCTGGGCGGAAAAATACGCCGAAGGCCGCTTCATCGACCTGGCCGGCCGACGGACTCACTTCATCGAACGGGGACGAGGGCGGCCGGTCGTCCTCATTCACGGCTTCAATCTGGACCATCACTCCTGGATCAAAAATCTCGACGCCCTGGCGGCGCACTTCAAGGTATACGCGCCGGACTTGTGGGGGCACGGCTATAGCACCCGGGAACCTATCGCATACGGATACGACCTCTTCGAAGAGCAGATCCGGCTGTTCCTGGACGCCCTCGATATCCAGAGCGCGTCGCTCATAGGGCACTCCATGGGCGGCGGGACATCCATCGTTTTAGGGCTCAGGCATCCCGATCGCGTGGATAAGCTTGTTCTGGTCGACGCAAGCGGCATCCCCACCCGACTGCCCTTTCAGGCGAAGATTTTCAGGCTCAAGGGCGTCGCGGAGTTTCTTTTGTCCCTGCCTACGGATAGGATCCGGCGCATGAACCTGGCGGATATCTGGATTCATGACCGCGGCGCCCTGACTGAGGATATTTACCGGAATCTCATGGGCTTTCAAAAGATTGAAGGGACCACCCAAGCCTTGCTCGCCATTCTACGGGCGGATTTTTTCAATACCCTGGAAGCCGAAATCAAAGCGCTTGGCGGGTCAGGCATTCCAACGATGATTATCTGGGGCCGCGAAGACGCCGCCCTTCCCGTCGGCAATGCGAAGACGATGAAGGATTTCATCCCGGGCTCCCGGCTGGAGATCCTGGAAAAAGCGGGCCATCTTGCCAATTTCGATCAGGCGGACACATTCAATGAACTGGTGATCGATTTCCTGAATTCGGCGGCATGA
- a CDS encoding Fur family transcriptional regulator yields MNTHSDSENSLSRMEEMVSKLRALEFRLTPQRMAVLEVLAAGEGHPSVKEVHEIVKRKFPTTSIATIYKTVNLLKRINEILEISIPGGSKRYEGGKPFPHPHVICIRCKKVIDLDLGPLKDITTRIADDTGFEIRSHRLDFFGVCGDCKSREKLTQKQRRQRHDK; encoded by the coding sequence ATGAACACACATTCCGATTCCGAAAACAGCCTGAGTCGTATGGAGGAGATGGTCTCGAAGCTGAGAGCGCTGGAGTTCCGGCTCACGCCGCAACGGATGGCCGTTCTGGAGGTTCTGGCGGCCGGCGAAGGGCATCCCTCCGTCAAAGAGGTCCATGAGATCGTCAAGCGGAAGTTTCCCACCACCAGCATCGCCACCATTTACAAGACGGTGAATCTTCTCAAAAGGATCAACGAGATTCTCGAGATATCCATTCCCGGCGGGAGCAAACGGTACGAAGGCGGCAAACCCTTTCCCCACCCCCACGTCATCTGTATTCGGTGCAAAAAGGTGATCGATCTGGACCTGGGGCCGCTCAAGGACATCACCACCAGAATTGCAGACGACACAGGATTCGAAATACGGAGTCATCGCCTTGATTTTTTCGGTGTGTGCGGTGATTGCAAAAGCAGAGAAAAGCTGACCCAAAAACAAAGGAGGCAACGCCATGACAAATGA
- a CDS encoding mercuric reductase, producing MSDNRKGNTMISPWDAYNQELVFHVRPPDWKNPKPASRYNLVVIGAGTAGLVCAAGAAGLGAKVALVERHLMGGDCLNAGCVPSKALIRAARAAAAVRDAGAFGVHVPEGVSIDFGQAMERMRRLRASIAPHDSVRRFAELGIDVFIGEGRFVDADTLAVAGERLAFRKAVIATGARASAPPIEGLDQISYLTNETVFSLTELPRRLAVIGAGPIGCEMAQAFARFGAEVFLVETLHGILPREDTDASGIVLESMLKDGVKLLCCGKELKLAKADGDKIRLTVKSHGKGYDEVVDQLLVAVGRAPNVENLGLDAAGVAFTQKGVQVNDRLQTSQPNIFAAGDICSPYQFTHAADFMARIVIRNALFFGRAKAGALTIPWCTYTEPEIAHVGLYEKQTREQGIPVETFTREFREVDRAILEGRTNGFARVHVRKGTDKIIGATIVASNAGDLISEITLAMTHKLGLKRIADAIHPYPTQAESIRQLGDAYNRTRLTPFAKSLFSKLMVWRR from the coding sequence ATGTCAGACAACAGGAAAGGCAACACCATGATCAGTCCCTGGGATGCCTACAATCAAGAACTGGTGTTCCATGTCCGCCCCCCGGACTGGAAAAATCCCAAGCCGGCTTCGCGGTACAATCTCGTCGTCATCGGTGCGGGTACCGCCGGCCTGGTCTGCGCGGCCGGCGCCGCCGGGCTGGGGGCGAAAGTCGCCCTGGTCGAGCGCCACCTGATGGGGGGCGACTGCCTGAATGCAGGCTGCGTGCCGTCCAAGGCCCTGATCCGAGCCGCACGGGCCGCCGCAGCGGTCCGGGACGCCGGCGCCTTTGGCGTGCATGTCCCGGAAGGCGTGAGCATCGATTTTGGTCAGGCCATGGAGCGGATGCGTCGCCTCCGGGCGTCCATCGCCCCCCACGATTCTGTCCGGCGGTTCGCCGAATTGGGAATTGACGTGTTCATCGGTGAAGGGCGTTTTGTCGACGCCGACACGTTGGCGGTCGCCGGCGAACGACTCGCCTTCAGGAAGGCGGTCATCGCCACCGGCGCACGGGCTTCGGCGCCGCCCATTGAAGGGTTGGATCAAATATCCTATCTCACCAATGAGACCGTCTTTTCCCTGACCGAACTGCCCAGGCGCTTGGCCGTCATCGGCGCAGGCCCCATCGGTTGCGAAATGGCCCAGGCCTTCGCCCGATTCGGCGCGGAGGTGTTCCTGGTGGAAACCCTGCACGGCATCCTTCCCCGTGAAGACACCGACGCTTCCGGCATCGTCCTGGAATCCATGCTGAAGGACGGGGTGAAACTGCTGTGCTGCGGCAAAGAACTGAAGCTGGCCAAAGCCGACGGCGATAAAATCCGCCTCACCGTGAAGTCCCACGGCAAAGGCTACGACGAGGTGGTGGATCAACTGCTGGTGGCCGTAGGTCGTGCGCCGAACGTTGAAAACCTGGGGCTGGACGCGGCCGGTGTCGCTTTCACCCAAAAAGGCGTGCAGGTCAATGACCGGCTGCAAACCTCCCAGCCCAACATCTTTGCGGCCGGAGATATCTGCTCGCCCTATCAGTTCACCCATGCGGCCGACTTCATGGCGCGCATCGTGATTCGCAATGCCCTCTTTTTCGGCCGCGCCAAAGCCGGCGCCCTGACCATTCCATGGTGCACCTATACGGAACCCGAAATCGCCCATGTCGGACTTTACGAGAAGCAGACACGGGAGCAAGGCATCCCGGTGGAAACCTTCACCCGGGAATTTCGCGAGGTCGATCGTGCGATTCTCGAAGGCCGCACCAACGGTTTCGCGCGGGTGCACGTCCGCAAGGGGACGGATAAGATCATAGGCGCCACTATCGTGGCATCCAACGCCGGCGACCTGATCTCGGAGATCACCCTTGCCATGACCCACAAGCTGGGTCTCAAACGGATCGCCGACGCCATTCATCCCTACCCGACCCAGGCGGAAAGCATCCGGCAACTGGGAGACGCCTACAACCGCACCCGGCTGACACCCTTCGCAAAATCCCTGTTTTCAAAACTGATGGTCTGGCGGCGCTGA
- a CDS encoding heavy metal translocating P-type ATPase gives MSDATLTPLCTCSVPNGTECNDAGQHRRWRTPEGCGCGGHDSLCQAPVDLSAVGGVSATRAVYRIANMDCPMEEALIRKKLGRMPGITGLEFNLMQRVLTVNHALSSTDTIEAVLNRIGMTPEPLGLDAGATASGKTDVVPEPHIPWMKLAIAGVFAAASEAVERLQAGHLIPFGIDPQAPAVDGVDITAWLSMVFAVVAVLFAGLTTYRKGWIAVRNLDLNINALMSVAVTGALIIGQYAEAAMVMVLFNLAEAIEAKSLERVGNAVKNLLSLAPGKATVQRPDGAWAETDIRQISIGSRVRVKPGERVALDGVILQGRSAVNQAPITGESMPVEKTAGDTVYAGTINTSGSFEFQVTAGADDSTLARIIHAVKAAQCTRAPVQRLVDQFARYYTPAVFLTALLTAVVPPVFMGGVWTTSVYTALVLLVIGCPCALVIATPVTIVSGMAAAARHGILIKGGVFLEQGRRLDRLALDKTGTLTHGRPKQTDFVKLGDIGGHRAVILAAGIAARSDHPVSRAIAGNAAEMGVDLPHVDEFTAVPGRGVSGVVDGETWYLGNYRMVEDLKMSSPDLEERISRLEKEGKSVVALVNGKGVQALFAVADTLRESSIEAVRELKQLGIKTLMLTGDNAHTARAVAEQAGVDDFKSDLLPEDKLTAVAALDGNGKIGMVGDGVNDAPALAKADIGFAMAAAGSDTAIETADVALMDDDLRKIPRFVRLSRSTYAILVQNITLAIGIKAIFLALTFMDQATMWMAVFADMGTSLLVTANGLRAIYK, from the coding sequence ATGAGCGATGCAACCTTGACCCCGTTATGCACCTGCAGCGTACCGAATGGAACCGAATGCAACGATGCCGGGCAACACCGTCGGTGGAGAACCCCTGAAGGCTGCGGTTGCGGCGGTCATGACAGCCTCTGTCAGGCGCCTGTTGATCTTTCCGCCGTCGGCGGGGTGTCGGCGACACGGGCCGTTTACCGTATCGCGAACATGGACTGTCCCATGGAAGAGGCCCTGATCCGCAAAAAGCTCGGACGAATGCCCGGCATCACCGGGCTTGAGTTCAACCTGATGCAGCGGGTGCTCACCGTCAACCACGCACTGTCGTCCACAGACACCATCGAGGCGGTCCTGAATCGTATCGGCATGACGCCGGAGCCCCTGGGTCTGGATGCGGGGGCGACGGCATCCGGCAAAACCGACGTCGTTCCCGAGCCCCATATTCCCTGGATGAAACTGGCGATCGCCGGCGTGTTCGCCGCCGCATCCGAAGCCGTCGAACGCCTTCAAGCAGGGCATCTGATCCCGTTCGGCATCGATCCGCAGGCTCCGGCCGTCGACGGGGTGGACATCACGGCATGGCTTTCCATGGTTTTTGCCGTCGTCGCCGTCCTTTTCGCCGGACTGACCACCTATAGAAAAGGCTGGATCGCGGTCAGGAACCTGGACCTGAACATCAATGCTCTCATGTCCGTGGCCGTGACCGGCGCGCTCATCATCGGGCAATACGCCGAGGCGGCCATGGTCATGGTGCTGTTCAACCTGGCCGAGGCCATTGAAGCCAAGTCCTTGGAGCGGGTCGGAAACGCCGTCAAAAATCTGCTCAGCCTGGCCCCCGGGAAGGCGACCGTACAGCGTCCCGACGGCGCGTGGGCGGAAACGGACATCAGACAGATCTCCATCGGCAGCCGGGTTCGCGTGAAGCCCGGTGAGCGCGTTGCGCTGGACGGTGTTATCCTGCAGGGCCGGTCGGCCGTCAACCAGGCCCCCATCACCGGCGAGAGCATGCCCGTGGAAAAGACTGCGGGCGACACGGTTTATGCGGGGACCATCAACACCTCCGGTTCCTTTGAATTTCAGGTGACGGCCGGAGCGGACGACTCTACCCTGGCCCGCATCATCCATGCGGTGAAAGCGGCGCAATGCACCCGTGCGCCCGTACAGCGCCTTGTGGATCAGTTTGCCCGGTATTACACGCCCGCCGTGTTTCTCACGGCTCTCCTGACGGCGGTCGTTCCGCCCGTATTCATGGGCGGCGTCTGGACCACATCGGTATATACGGCCCTGGTGCTTCTGGTGATCGGCTGCCCCTGCGCCCTGGTCATCGCCACCCCCGTCACCATCGTCAGCGGTATGGCCGCAGCCGCCCGCCACGGCATCCTGATCAAGGGCGGCGTGTTCCTCGAGCAGGGGCGGCGCCTCGACCGGCTGGCACTGGACAAGACCGGCACCCTCACCCACGGCAGGCCGAAGCAGACCGATTTCGTTAAACTGGGCGACATCGGCGGACACCGGGCGGTTATTCTGGCCGCCGGCATCGCGGCCCGCTCCGACCATCCCGTATCCAGAGCCATTGCCGGGAACGCGGCGGAAATGGGGGTGGACCTGCCCCATGTCGATGAATTTACGGCCGTCCCCGGCCGGGGCGTCAGCGGCGTCGTCGACGGCGAGACCTGGTACCTGGGCAACTACCGCATGGTGGAAGATCTGAAAATGAGCTCCCCTGATCTTGAAGAACGGATTTCCCGCCTGGAAAAAGAGGGGAAGAGCGTCGTGGCGCTGGTGAACGGGAAGGGCGTGCAAGCCCTCTTCGCTGTGGCCGACACCCTCAGGGAGAGCAGCATCGAGGCCGTCAGGGAACTGAAGCAGCTCGGGATCAAGACCCTGATGCTGACCGGCGACAACGCCCACACGGCACGCGCCGTTGCCGAACAGGCGGGGGTGGACGACTTCAAAAGCGACCTCCTGCCCGAAGACAAACTGACTGCGGTGGCTGCGCTCGACGGCAACGGCAAGATCGGCATGGTGGGCGACGGCGTCAACGACGCCCCGGCCCTTGCCAAGGCCGACATCGGGTTCGCCATGGCCGCGGCAGGGTCGGACACCGCCATCGAAACCGCGGACGTGGCCCTGATGGACGACGACCTCAGGAAGATCCCGCGCTTCGTCAGGCTCTCCAGGTCCACCTACGCTATCCTGGTGCAGAACATCACGCTGGCCATCGGCATCAAGGCGATATTCCTGGCCCTGACGTTCATGGACCAGGCGACCATGTGGATGGCCGTTTTCGCAGATATGGGCACCAGCCTTCTGGTGACGGCCAACGGGCTCCGGGCCATATACAAATAG
- a CDS encoding catalase, with the protein MTNDDRKFTTTDAGIPVASDEFSLTVGPDGPILLHDHYLIEQMANFNREMIPDRQPHAKGSGAFGYFEVTQDVSAYTKAAVFQPGTKTDVLARFSTVAGESGSPDTWRDVRGFALKFYTTEGNYDMVGNNTPVFFVRDPMKFQHFIHSQKRRADSGLRDHDMQWDFWTLSPETAHQVTILMSDRGVPKSYRHMNGYTSHTYMWVNAKGERFWVKYHFKTDQGIEYLTQEEADRIAGQDADYHRRDLFNAVKRGDYPSWTLKVQIMPFKEAETYRFNPFDLTKVWPHADYPLHEVGRLTLNRNPDDFHTEIEQAAFEPNNLVPGIGPSPDKMLLARLVSYADAHRARLGPNYKQIPVNRPKSPVHSYSKGGAMRIDNVSDPVYAPNSKGGPKADAERYPETAVWSADGKFIRAAYTKRKDDDDFGQPGTLVRKVMDDAQRDRLVANVVGHLKNGVSEPVLTRAFEYWRNIDKEIGDRIAKGVKGD; encoded by the coding sequence ATGACAAATGACGACCGCAAATTTACGACCACCGACGCCGGGATACCCGTGGCCAGCGACGAATTCTCCCTCACTGTCGGACCTGACGGCCCCATCCTGCTGCATGACCATTATCTGATCGAGCAGATGGCCAACTTCAACCGGGAGATGATTCCGGACCGCCAGCCCCATGCAAAGGGCTCCGGGGCCTTCGGCTACTTCGAGGTGACGCAGGACGTCAGCGCCTACACCAAGGCGGCGGTGTTCCAGCCCGGCACGAAGACCGACGTGCTGGCCCGGTTCTCCACGGTGGCCGGCGAAAGCGGCAGTCCCGACACCTGGCGCGACGTGCGCGGTTTTGCCCTCAAGTTCTACACCACCGAGGGCAACTACGACATGGTGGGAAACAACACCCCTGTGTTTTTCGTACGCGACCCCATGAAGTTCCAGCATTTTATCCACTCCCAGAAGCGCCGGGCGGACAGCGGCCTTCGCGACCACGACATGCAGTGGGACTTCTGGACCCTGTCCCCCGAGACGGCCCATCAGGTCACCATCCTGATGAGCGATCGCGGCGTCCCCAAAAGCTATCGGCACATGAACGGCTACACCAGCCACACCTACATGTGGGTCAACGCCAAGGGCGAGCGCTTCTGGGTGAAATACCATTTCAAAACCGACCAGGGCATCGAGTACCTCACCCAGGAAGAGGCCGACCGGATCGCCGGCCAGGATGCCGACTACCATCGCCGGGACCTGTTCAATGCCGTCAAGCGGGGAGATTACCCCAGCTGGACCCTGAAAGTCCAGATCATGCCCTTCAAAGAGGCCGAGACCTATCGGTTCAACCCCTTTGACCTGACCAAGGTCTGGCCCCACGCCGACTACCCCCTGCACGAAGTGGGCCGCCTGACCCTGAACCGCAACCCCGACGATTTTCACACCGAGATCGAGCAGGCGGCCTTCGAGCCGAACAACCTGGTGCCGGGTATCGGTCCCAGCCCGGACAAGATGCTCCTCGCCCGCCTGGTGTCCTACGCCGACGCCCACCGGGCACGCCTGGGCCCCAACTACAAGCAGATCCCGGTCAACCGCCCGAAAAGCCCGGTGCACAGCTACAGCAAGGGCGGTGCGATGCGAATCGACAACGTCTCCGATCCGGTCTATGCGCCCAATTCAAAGGGCGGTCCCAAGGCCGACGCCGAACGCTATCCCGAGACGGCCGTCTGGAGCGCCGACGGCAAGTTCATCCGCGCCGCCTACACCAAACGCAAGGACGACGATGACTTCGGACAGCCCGGCACCCTGGTACGCAAGGTGATGGATGATGCACAGCGCGACCGTCTGGTGGCCAACGTCGTCGGACATCTCAAAAACGGCGTATCGGAGCCCGTGCTGACGCGCGCCTTCGAATACTGGCGCAACATCGACAAGGAGATTGGGGACCGCATCGCCAAAGGCGTGAAGGGCGACTGA